From the Streptomyces syringium genome, one window contains:
- a CDS encoding GntR family transcriptional regulator, whose translation MRVVEFRIDRRSGVATYLQIVVQVKQALRLGLLAPGDKLPTAKEVVAATAINPNTVLKAYRELDREGLVEPRPGLGTFVRRSLARPGAAADSPLRAELADWAGRARAAGLDREDVAALVASVLDESFGDHARPAAHDVNKGNKGTA comes from the coding sequence ATGCGCGTGGTCGAATTCCGCATCGACCGGCGCAGCGGAGTCGCCACCTATCTGCAGATCGTCGTGCAGGTGAAGCAGGCACTCCGGCTGGGTCTGCTCGCTCCCGGCGACAAGCTGCCGACGGCCAAGGAGGTCGTCGCGGCCACGGCCATCAACCCGAACACCGTCCTGAAGGCCTACCGCGAACTCGACCGCGAAGGCCTGGTCGAGCCGCGACCGGGGCTCGGGACCTTCGTGCGGCGGTCGCTGGCGCGACCCGGGGCCGCCGCGGATTCGCCGCTGCGCGCCGAGCTGGCCGACTGGGCGGGCCGGGCGCGCGCGGCCGGGCTCGACCGTGAGGACGTGGCCGCGCTGGTCGCCTCCGTGCTGGACGAGAGCTTCGGCGACCACGCGCGACCGGCAGCGCACGACGTGAACAAGGGGAACAAGGGGACCGCATGA
- a CDS encoding ABC transporter ATP-binding protein produces the protein MTDLTFHPDRTALQAVGLGVKHRRGWALRDCSFRLPAGRICALVGPNGAGKSTLLSLAAGLRRPTTGSLTAFGAGPTDPAVRPRVAFVAQEKPLYPHFTIADTLRLGRELNPGCWDQAAAERLVRDGNLPLGARVGSLSGGQRTRVALALAFGKKPELLLLDEPMSDLDPLVRHQMMAALMTEAAEHATTVVMASHVLAELDGVCDYLLLIADGQVRLAGEVEDLTAAHTLLVGRHEGPGLPPELAGHTVVESRTTGRQFSALVRTDGPVAGRWEAAEPSLEELLLAHLRSPGAPALLTPSAEPRATAKAAA, from the coding sequence ATGACCGACCTGACCTTCCATCCCGACCGGACCGCCCTCCAGGCGGTCGGCCTCGGAGTGAAGCACCGCCGCGGCTGGGCGCTGCGCGACTGCTCCTTCCGACTGCCCGCCGGGCGGATCTGCGCCCTCGTCGGACCGAACGGCGCCGGCAAGTCCACCCTGCTCTCCCTCGCGGCGGGCCTGCGGCGGCCCACCACCGGCTCGCTCACCGCCTTCGGCGCCGGGCCCACCGACCCGGCGGTCCGGCCCCGGGTGGCGTTCGTCGCCCAGGAGAAGCCGCTGTACCCCCACTTCACCATCGCCGACACGCTGCGCCTGGGCCGCGAGCTGAACCCCGGCTGCTGGGACCAGGCCGCGGCCGAGCGGCTCGTACGGGACGGGAACCTGCCCCTCGGCGCCCGGGTCGGCTCGCTCTCCGGCGGTCAGCGCACCCGCGTCGCCCTCGCCCTCGCCTTCGGCAAGAAGCCCGAACTCCTGTTGCTGGACGAGCCGATGAGCGACCTCGACCCGCTCGTCCGCCACCAGATGATGGCCGCCCTCATGACCGAGGCCGCCGAGCACGCCACCACCGTCGTGATGGCCTCGCACGTCCTCGCCGAACTCGACGGCGTCTGCGACTACCTGCTGCTCATCGCCGACGGCCAGGTCCGGCTCGCGGGCGAGGTCGAGGACCTGACCGCCGCCCACACCCTGCTCGTCGGCCGCCACGAAGGCCCGGGGCTGCCGCCGGAACTGGCGGGACACACGGTGGTGGAGTCCCGTACCACCGGACGTCAGTTCAGCGCGCTCGTCCGCACCGACGGCCCGGTCGCGGGCCGCTGGGAGGCCGCCGAGCCGAGTCTGGAGGAGCTGCTCCTCGCGCATCTGCGCTCGCCCGGCGCCCCGGCGCTGCTCACGCCCAGCGCGGAGCCGCGCGCCACGGCGAAGGCGGCGGCGTGA
- a CDS encoding RNA degradosome polyphosphate kinase: MNRPPSAQAADDPHPDRSLDPWGTPRPQPSVGSLTAHRPRTTASPDGPGLEPDLDAGLDGYGTEPAAGRGDGYERGQAAGEYGGEGAGAGEDTAELPQGRFLDRERSWLAFNERVLELAEDPATPLLERANYLAIFAGNLDEFFMVRVAGLKRRIATGVATRSASGLQPREVLELIWTRSRELMARHAACYQQDVAPELAERGIHLIRWAELSEKEQGRLFTLFRQQIFPVLTPLAVDPAHPFPYISGLSLNLAVVVRNPVSGHQHFARVKVPPLLSRFLEASPQRYVPLEDVIAAHLEELFPGMEVLAHHMFRVTRNEDLEVEEDDAENLLQALEKELMRRRFGPPVRLEVEETIDPYVLDLLVRELKITDAEVYPLPGPLDLTALFRIAALDRPELKFPKFVAGTHRDLAEVESASAPDIFAALRERDVLLHHPYDSFSTSVQAFLEQAAADPDVLAIKQTLYRTSGDSPIVDALIDAAESGKQVLVLVEIKARFDEQANIKWARKLEEAGCHVVYGLVGLKTHCKLSLVVRQEGETLRRYSHVGTGNYHPKTARLYEDLGLLTADPQVGADLSDLFNRLSGYSRRETYRRLLVAPRSLRDGLVARITKETAHHRAGRPAYVRIKVNSMVDETVIDALYRASMAGVPVDVWVRGICALRPGVAGLSENIRVRSVLGRFLEHSRVFAFGNGGEPEVWLGSADMMHRNLDRRIEALVRVTDPGHRASLGRLLELGMSDTTESWHLGGDGGWTRRATDADGQPLRNVQEMLIDARRRRRGSAT, from the coding sequence ATGAACCGGCCTCCCAGCGCTCAGGCAGCCGACGATCCGCATCCGGACCGGTCCCTGGACCCATGGGGAACGCCCCGGCCGCAGCCCTCCGTGGGTTCCCTCACGGCGCACCGGCCGCGCACGACCGCCTCCCCGGACGGGCCCGGACTGGAGCCCGACCTGGACGCCGGGCTCGACGGGTACGGCACTGAGCCCGCGGCGGGCCGGGGAGACGGCTACGAGCGCGGCCAGGCGGCGGGGGAGTACGGCGGTGAGGGCGCCGGGGCCGGTGAGGACACCGCGGAGCTGCCCCAGGGGCGCTTCCTGGACCGGGAACGCAGCTGGCTGGCCTTCAACGAGCGGGTGCTGGAGCTGGCGGAGGACCCGGCGACGCCCCTCCTGGAGCGGGCCAACTACCTGGCGATCTTCGCCGGCAACCTCGACGAGTTCTTCATGGTCCGGGTCGCCGGCCTCAAGCGGCGCATCGCCACCGGTGTCGCGACCCGCTCCGCGTCCGGCCTCCAGCCCCGCGAGGTCCTGGAGCTGATCTGGACCCGCTCGCGCGAGCTCATGGCCCGGCACGCGGCCTGCTACCAGCAGGACGTCGCCCCCGAGCTGGCCGAGCGCGGCATCCATCTGATCCGCTGGGCGGAGCTGTCGGAGAAGGAGCAGGGGCGGCTGTTCACCCTGTTCAGGCAGCAGATCTTCCCCGTGCTGACGCCCCTCGCCGTCGACCCCGCGCACCCCTTCCCGTACATCTCCGGGCTGTCGCTCAACCTCGCCGTGGTCGTCCGCAACCCCGTCAGCGGGCACCAGCACTTCGCCCGGGTGAAGGTGCCGCCGCTGCTGTCGCGGTTCCTGGAGGCGTCCCCGCAGCGGTACGTCCCCCTGGAGGACGTCATCGCGGCCCACCTGGAGGAGCTGTTCCCCGGCATGGAGGTGCTCGCGCACCACATGTTCCGGGTGACCCGCAACGAGGACCTCGAAGTCGAGGAGGACGACGCGGAGAATCTGCTCCAGGCCCTGGAGAAGGAGCTGATGCGGCGGCGCTTCGGCCCGCCCGTGCGGCTGGAGGTCGAGGAGACCATCGACCCGTACGTCCTCGATCTGCTGGTCCGCGAGCTCAAGATCACCGATGCCGAGGTCTATCCGCTGCCCGGCCCGCTCGACCTCACCGCGCTGTTCCGGATCGCCGCCCTGGACCGGCCCGAGCTGAAGTTCCCCAAGTTCGTGGCGGGCACCCACCGCGACCTCGCCGAGGTCGAGTCCGCGTCCGCCCCCGACATCTTCGCGGCCCTGCGCGAGCGGGACGTGCTGCTGCACCACCCCTACGACTCCTTCTCCACCTCCGTGCAGGCCTTCCTGGAGCAGGCCGCGGCCGACCCGGACGTGCTGGCCATCAAGCAGACGCTGTACCGCACGTCGGGTGACTCGCCCATCGTGGACGCGTTGATAGACGCCGCCGAGTCCGGCAAGCAGGTCCTCGTCCTCGTGGAGATCAAGGCCCGCTTCGACGAGCAGGCCAACATCAAATGGGCGCGGAAGCTGGAGGAGGCGGGCTGCCACGTCGTCTACGGGCTCGTCGGGCTCAAGACGCACTGCAAGCTGTCGCTGGTGGTCCGCCAGGAGGGCGAGACACTGCGCCGCTACTCCCACGTGGGCACGGGCAACTACCACCCCAAGACCGCCCGGCTGTACGAGGACCTCGGCCTGCTCACCGCGGACCCGCAGGTGGGGGCCGACCTCTCCGACCTCTTCAACCGGCTGTCCGGATACTCGCGCCGCGAGACCTACCGACGGCTGCTGGTGGCCCCCAGATCCCTGCGCGACGGGCTGGTCGCGCGCATCACGAAGGAGACCGCGCACCACCGCGCCGGGCGGCCCGCGTACGTCCGCATCAAGGTCAACTCGATGGTCGACGAGACCGTCATCGACGCCCTGTACCGGGCGTCGATGGCCGGGGTGCCGGTGGACGTGTGGGTGCGCGGCATCTGCGCCCTGCGGCCGGGGGTCGCCGGGCTCTCGGAGAACATCCGGGTGCGCAGCGTCCTCGGCCGCTTCCTGGAGCACTCCCGGGTGTTCGCCTTCGGCAACGGCGGCGAACCCGAGGTGTGGCTCGGCAGCGCCGACATGATGCACCGCAACCTCGACCGGCGCATAGAGGCGCTGGTGCGGGTCACCGACCCCGGGCACCGGGCCTCGCTCGGCAGGCTGCTGGAGCTGGGGATGTCGGACACCACCGAGTCCTGGCACCTCGGCGGGGACGGCGGCTGGACCCGGCGCGCGACGGATGCCGACGGGCAGCCGCTGCGGAACGTTCAGGAGATGCTCATAGACGCCCGGAGGCGCCGGCGTGGTTCAGCGACATGA
- a CDS encoding CHAD domain-containing protein gives MTTNSPAATRAPGTPPPASGTASGSASGPAAPRAGDATAGEVLAGYLHTQATEFLRSLRSHGESGADAEDATEAARLLRRSARRLSGVLHVYRPLTDTAWTDQLRSELVWLSEILAREHAYAARLARLRGALHRLSGAGTGEAEPDTAVVAPRGESGAGARARTRETPGGGLTVGAARAGALLERRLTLARTRAHSAALQALGSSRFHALADHVAVLASEVPLDPAAHDLLARQALAHFVDQAHRRLAEAVETLPLSVAGHPYNAEALAHGLAATPAADAPPAEGRQDAPWHQVRRLVRLRRYGQEVLDEQEQTEVEPALSVRLLGASQALDRHRDAAEAAAAAAAAARTPRIAPATAYALGVLHADQRHDVEAARFAFGRLWQRLAVTTP, from the coding sequence ATGACGACGAATTCCCCTGCGGCAACCCGGGCCCCGGGAACCCCGCCTCCTGCTTCCGGAACTGCTTCCGGATCTGCTTCCGGGCCGGCTGCCCCGCGTGCGGGGGACGCGACGGCGGGCGAGGTGCTCGCGGGCTATCTGCACACCCAGGCCACTGAGTTCCTGCGCAGCCTGCGGTCGCACGGCGAGAGCGGCGCCGACGCCGAGGACGCGACCGAGGCCGCGCGGCTGCTGCGCCGGTCGGCCCGGCGCCTCTCCGGTGTCCTGCACGTCTACCGCCCGCTGACCGACACCGCGTGGACGGACCAACTCCGCTCCGAGCTGGTGTGGTTGTCGGAGATCCTCGCCCGCGAGCACGCCTACGCGGCCCGGCTGGCCCGGCTGCGCGGGGCACTGCACCGGCTGTCGGGCGCGGGCACCGGGGAGGCCGAGCCGGACACGGCGGTCGTCGCGCCGCGCGGCGAGTCCGGTGCGGGCGCCCGGGCGCGGACGCGGGAGACGCCCGGCGGCGGGCTGACCGTCGGCGCGGCCCGGGCGGGGGCGCTGCTGGAGCGGCGGCTGACCCTGGCGCGGACGCGGGCGCACTCGGCGGCCCTGCAGGCGCTGGGCTCCTCGCGCTTCCACGCCCTCGCCGACCATGTCGCGGTGCTCGCCTCGGAGGTCCCGCTGGACCCCGCGGCCCACGACCTCCTGGCCCGCCAGGCGCTGGCGCACTTCGTCGACCAGGCGCACCGCCGGCTGGCCGAGGCCGTCGAGACGCTGCCGCTGTCGGTGGCCGGCCATCCGTACAACGCCGAGGCCCTGGCCCACGGTCTCGCCGCGACCCCGGCGGCCGACGCCCCGCCCGCCGAGGGGCGGCAGGACGCCCCCTGGCACCAGGTCCGGCGGCTGGTGCGGCTGCGACGGTACGGCCAGGAGGTGCTGGACGAGCAGGAGCAGACCGAGGTGGAACCGGCGCTGTCCGTGCGGCTGCTGGGGGCGAGCCAGGCCCTGGACCGGCACCGTGACGCGGCGGAGGCCGCGGCGGCCGCCGCGGCCGCGGCCCGCACGCCCCGCATCGCACCCGCCACGGCGTACGCGCTGGGGGTGCTGCACGCCGATCAGCGCCATGACGTGGAGGCCGCCCGCTTCGCCTTCGGCCGGCTCTGGCAGCGGCTGGCGGTGACGACGCCGTGA
- a CDS encoding NUDIX hydrolase, whose translation MTGPGDADASPPVLAAGCALWRRSPYDGRLELGLVHRPKYDDWSWPKGKLKRGEDALAGALREVLEETGMTCEPGPALPTAHYLAEGRPKEVRYWAARATGGAFAPNREVDRILWLPPAAARNRLTHDRDRRLVDALLAVLRAGAHEA comes from the coding sequence GTGACCGGCCCCGGCGATGCAGATGCGTCGCCGCCGGTCCTGGCGGCGGGCTGCGCGCTGTGGCGGCGGTCCCCCTACGACGGGCGGCTGGAGCTCGGCCTCGTCCACCGCCCGAAGTACGACGACTGGTCCTGGCCGAAGGGCAAGCTCAAGCGCGGCGAGGACGCCCTGGCCGGCGCCCTGCGGGAGGTGCTGGAGGAGACCGGCATGACGTGCGAGCCGGGCCCGGCCCTGCCCACCGCGCACTATCTGGCGGAGGGCCGGCCCAAGGAGGTGCGGTACTGGGCGGCGCGGGCGACGGGCGGCGCGTTCGCGCCGAACCGCGAGGTGGACCGCATCCTGTGGCTGCCCCCGGCGGCGGCCCGCAACCGCCTCACCCACGACCGCGACCGGCGGCTCGTCGACGCGCTGCTGGCCGTCCTGCGGGCGGGGGCGCACGAAGCTTGA
- a CDS encoding Hsp20/alpha crystallin family protein, with translation MLMRTDPFRDLDRLTRQVFGTEARPAAMPMDAYRVGDEFVVQFDLPGVDPETIDLDIERNVLSIHAERRKTAPEGAELIVEERPTGTFSRQLFLGDTLETDRIDASYDLGVLTLRIPVAEEAKPRKITISGGGGRRQLAG, from the coding sequence ATGCTCATGCGGACCGACCCGTTCAGGGACCTCGACCGCCTCACCCGTCAGGTTTTCGGTACCGAGGCCCGCCCCGCGGCCATGCCGATGGACGCCTACCGCGTCGGCGACGAATTCGTGGTCCAGTTCGACCTCCCCGGCGTCGACCCCGAAACGATCGACCTGGACATCGAGCGCAACGTCCTCTCGATCCACGCCGAGCGCCGCAAGACGGCCCCCGAGGGCGCCGAGCTGATCGTCGAGGAGCGGCCCACGGGCACGTTCAGCCGACAGCTGTTCCTGGGCGACACGCTGGAGACCGACCGCATCGACGCCTCCTACGACCTGGGAGTGCTGACGCTGCGCATCCCGGTCGCGGAAGAGGCCAAGCCGCGCAAGATCACGATCTCGGGCGGCGGCGGCCGCAGGCAGCTTGCGGGCTGA
- a CDS encoding class I SAM-dependent methyltransferase: MPPRTAPHSRPVGSATRGTTNPNRLRRMDRWIADAHGAALRRSADPVAVDLGYGAAPWTAVELLDRLRTVRDAAEVVGVEIDPARVAAAKPYEREGLSFAHGGFEVPLGAGRRPALIRAANVLRQYDEDEVAAVWARLCARLAPDGLLVEGTCDEIGRRHVWVALGPEGPRTVTFATRLGSLATPSDLAERLPKALIHRNVPGEPVHAFLRDFDRAWAAAAPYAALSSRQRWIRTASALKADWPLTDGPRRWRQGEVTVRWEAVAPRG; this comes from the coding sequence ATGCCGCCCCGCACCGCCCCGCACAGCCGTCCCGTCGGTTCGGCGACCCGTGGGACGACCAATCCGAACCGGCTCCGGCGCATGGACCGCTGGATCGCCGACGCGCACGGCGCCGCGCTGCGCCGCAGCGCCGACCCCGTCGCCGTCGACCTCGGGTACGGGGCGGCCCCCTGGACCGCGGTGGAGCTGCTGGACCGGCTGCGGACGGTGCGCGACGCGGCAGAGGTCGTCGGCGTCGAGATCGATCCGGCGCGGGTCGCGGCGGCGAAGCCGTACGAGCGGGAGGGGCTGTCCTTCGCGCACGGCGGGTTCGAGGTGCCGCTCGGTGCCGGGCGGCGGCCCGCTCTGATCCGGGCCGCGAACGTGCTGCGGCAGTACGACGAGGACGAGGTGGCCGCCGTGTGGGCCCGGCTGTGCGCCCGGCTCGCGCCCGACGGGCTGCTCGTCGAGGGCACGTGCGATGAGATCGGCCGTCGGCACGTATGGGTCGCGCTCGGCCCGGAGGGCCCCCGTACGGTCACCTTCGCGACCCGGCTCGGCTCCCTGGCCACCCCCTCCGACCTGGCCGAACGACTGCCGAAGGCGCTCATCCACCGCAATGTGCCGGGCGAGCCGGTGCACGCGTTCCTGCGCGACTTCGACCGCGCGTGGGCGGCCGCGGCGCCGTACGCTGCGCTGAGCTCGCGGCAGCGGTGGATCCGTACGGCGTCGGCGCTCAAGGCCGACTGGCCCCTGACGGACGGGCCCCGGCGGTGGCGGCAGGGTGAGGTCACGGTGCGGTGGGAGGCGGTGGCGCCTCGCGGCTAG
- a CDS encoding glycosyltransferase translates to MFDTVVVVPARNEEVGVLMALDSLAAQTYRPDLIVVVVNNSTDRTESIAREFASRPEAPYTVVLNLPDNPHKKAGALNHGIQWLSQVEGGLTAAARHLLVMDADTSLHHQFLARARHVMRSDPKIGGLSATCLGRTDLWKSPWQRYLTGMQIIEYGRYARSRYRGSIHSMSGAGSFYRTEALLSVVRWRGDVFWEDHANLVEDYETTIALKEAGWKVTANQLCIAYTDLMPTLRELIQQRERWGRGTVDTLRRRGWTRYTWFSIVTMVLGFAGFLYTVGWLAVWLGVMARHGFLFDPIWFSLIAFWSVFAGLRVRHLGWKAVVVEVLMLPGLVFATVRNYWLITSVIKSYSTRVSAWK, encoded by the coding sequence ATGTTCGACACCGTGGTGGTCGTGCCGGCGCGCAATGAGGAAGTCGGGGTCCTGATGGCCCTGGACTCGCTGGCGGCCCAGACCTACCGGCCCGATCTCATCGTGGTCGTGGTCAACAACTCCACCGACCGGACCGAGTCCATCGCCCGGGAGTTCGCGAGCCGCCCAGAGGCGCCGTACACGGTCGTGCTCAATCTCCCGGACAACCCGCACAAGAAGGCGGGCGCCCTCAACCACGGCATCCAGTGGCTGAGCCAGGTCGAGGGCGGGCTGACCGCCGCCGCCCGGCATCTGCTGGTCATGGACGCGGACACGAGCCTGCACCACCAGTTCCTCGCCCGCGCGCGGCACGTCATGCGGTCCGATCCGAAGATCGGCGGCCTCAGCGCCACCTGCCTGGGCCGCACGGACCTCTGGAAGAGCCCCTGGCAGCGGTATCTGACGGGCATGCAGATCATCGAGTACGGGCGCTACGCGCGCAGCCGGTACCGCGGCAGCATCCACAGCATGTCGGGCGCCGGCTCCTTCTACCGCACCGAGGCGCTGCTCAGCGTGGTCCGTTGGCGGGGCGACGTGTTCTGGGAGGACCACGCCAACCTCGTCGAGGACTACGAGACGACGATCGCCCTCAAGGAGGCGGGCTGGAAGGTCACGGCCAACCAGCTCTGCATCGCCTACACCGATCTGATGCCCACCCTGCGCGAGCTGATCCAGCAGCGCGAGCGGTGGGGGCGCGGCACCGTGGACACCCTCCGGCGCCGGGGCTGGACCCGGTACACGTGGTTCTCGATCGTCACGATGGTGCTGGGCTTCGCCGGATTCCTCTACACCGTCGGCTGGCTCGCCGTCTGGCTGGGCGTGATGGCCCGGCACGGGTTCCTCTTCGACCCGATCTGGTTCTCACTGATCGCTTTCTGGTCAGTGTTCGCAGGACTCAGGGTGCGCCACCTCGGCTGGAAGGCCGTGGTGGTCGAGGTCCTGATGCTCCCGGGGCTGGTGTTCGCCACCGTGCGCAACTACTGGCTGATCACCTCTGTCATCAAGTCCTACTCCACGCGCGTCAGCGCCTGGAAATAG
- the mshA gene encoding D-inositol-3-phosphate glycosyltransferase, with the protein MSQYAARLGNRRGRTLGPFTGAPRRRLGGVRRPRRIAMLSVHTSPLHQPGTGDAGGMNVYIVELAKRLAAINIEVEIFTRATTGTLPPAVELAPGVLVRHIDAGPYEGLAKEELPAQLCAFTHGVMQTWAGHRPGHYDLVHSHYWLSGHVGWLAAERWGVPLVHAMHTMAKVKNAALAEGDTPEPAARVIGETQIVRAADRLIANTDGEAEELVRHYEADPAQVAVVHPGVNLDRFTPADGRAAARARLGLPADALVPLFAGRIQPLKAPDILLRAVGHLLDQRPELRSRIVVPVVGGPSGSGLAKPEGLQKLAARLGIADVVRFRPPVGQEQLADWYRAASVLVMPSYSESFGLVAAEAQACGTPVVAAAVGGLPVAVRDGVSGFLVDGHDPADYARTLNRFADDATLADRMGAAAATHARSFGWDTAAAATADVYAAAIHERRRRLRSTHV; encoded by the coding sequence GTGAGCCAGTACGCAGCCCGGCTCGGCAACCGCCGCGGCCGCACACTCGGCCCGTTCACGGGCGCCCCGCGCAGACGGCTCGGGGGAGTCCGCAGACCCCGCCGCATCGCCATGCTCAGCGTCCACACCTCCCCGCTCCACCAGCCGGGCACCGGCGACGCGGGCGGCATGAACGTCTACATCGTGGAGCTGGCCAAGCGACTCGCCGCGATCAACATCGAGGTCGAGATATTCACCCGTGCCACCACCGGCACCCTCCCGCCCGCCGTCGAGCTGGCCCCCGGCGTGCTCGTCCGGCACATCGACGCGGGCCCCTACGAAGGGCTCGCCAAGGAAGAGCTGCCCGCCCAGCTCTGTGCCTTCACCCACGGTGTGATGCAGACCTGGGCGGGTCACCGGCCCGGCCACTACGACCTCGTCCACTCCCACTACTGGCTCTCCGGCCACGTCGGCTGGCTCGCCGCCGAGCGCTGGGGCGTCCCCCTGGTGCACGCCATGCACACCATGGCCAAGGTCAAGAACGCCGCCCTCGCCGAGGGCGACACCCCCGAGCCGGCCGCGCGGGTGATCGGCGAGACGCAGATCGTCCGCGCCGCCGACCGGCTCATCGCCAACACCGACGGCGAGGCCGAGGAGCTGGTGCGGCACTACGAGGCCGACCCCGCCCAGGTCGCCGTCGTCCACCCGGGCGTGAACCTCGACCGCTTCACCCCCGCCGACGGACGCGCCGCCGCCCGCGCCCGGCTGGGCCTGCCCGCCGACGCGCTCGTCCCCCTCTTCGCCGGACGGATCCAGCCGCTCAAGGCCCCCGACATCCTGCTGCGCGCCGTCGGCCACCTCCTCGACCAGCGGCCCGAGCTGCGCTCGCGGATCGTCGTCCCCGTCGTCGGCGGCCCCAGCGGCAGCGGCCTCGCCAAGCCCGAGGGCCTGCAGAAGCTCGCCGCCCGGCTCGGCATCGCCGATGTCGTCCGCTTCCGCCCGCCGGTCGGCCAGGAGCAGCTCGCCGACTGGTACCGCGCCGCGTCCGTGCTGGTCATGCCCTCCTACAGCGAGTCCTTCGGCCTGGTGGCCGCCGAGGCCCAGGCCTGCGGCACCCCGGTCGTCGCGGCCGCCGTGGGCGGCCTGCCGGTGGCCGTGCGGGACGGCGTCAGCGGCTTCCTCGTCGACGGCCACGACCCCGCCGACTACGCCCGGACGCTGAACCGCTTCGCCGACGACGCCACGCTCGCGGACCGGATGGGCGCGGCCGCGGCCACGCACGCACGGTCCTTCGGCTGGGACACCGCGGCCGCCGCCACGGCCGACGTCTACGCGGCGGCGATCCACGAGCGGCGCCGTCGCCTACGCTCGACGCATGTCTGA
- a CDS encoding YbjN domain-containing protein, with protein sequence MSDANSTLERTLSDADLEWESPSDGTYVVKLPGTRKLSTTVSLIVGKHSLSVNAFVVRRPDENHEAVHRWLLERNTRLYGLGYAIDQLGDIYLVGRLPLAAVTPEEIDRILGTVLENADGSFNTLLEMGFASAIRKEYAWRTSRGESTRNLDAFANLTRDETGTPSPSGEPGEPGAGGGAPA encoded by the coding sequence ATGTCTGACGCGAACTCCACCCTCGAGCGGACGCTCAGCGACGCCGACCTCGAATGGGAGAGCCCGAGCGACGGTACGTACGTCGTGAAGCTCCCCGGCACCCGCAAGCTGTCGACGACCGTCTCGCTGATCGTCGGCAAGCACTCCCTCTCGGTCAACGCCTTCGTCGTGCGCCGCCCCGACGAGAACCACGAGGCGGTGCACCGCTGGCTCCTGGAGCGGAACACCCGCCTGTACGGGCTGGGTTACGCCATCGACCAGCTCGGCGACATCTACCTCGTCGGCCGCCTGCCGCTGGCCGCCGTGACCCCCGAGGAGATCGACCGCATCCTCGGCACGGTGCTGGAGAACGCCGACGGCAGCTTCAACACCCTGCTGGAGATGGGCTTCGCGAGCGCGATCCGCAAGGAGTACGCGTGGCGCACGTCGCGGGGCGAGTCGACACGCAATCTGGACGCGTTCGCGAACCTGACGCGGGACGAGACGGGGACTCCGAGCCCGTCCGGGGAGCCCGGCGAGCCCGGTGCCGGGGGCGGAGCCCCGGCCTGA
- a CDS encoding TetR/AcrR family transcriptional regulator, with product MALPASAKPLRADAERTVRAILEAAERVLSTNPAAPMEQIAEAAGVARTTVHRRFASRESLIAALAAWATQRFHDAVEAARPDTAPPAVALYQVTANVLHVKIGWGFAMGALPTDAPEVARVHAAVLAQCERLFTRLRDAGLLRPDTDLDWARRVYYALIHEAAAEAPDTDAAVDTLATRVVDTLLHGIGTSATP from the coding sequence ATGGCGCTGCCTGCCTCCGCCAAACCGCTCCGCGCCGACGCCGAGCGAACGGTCCGCGCGATCCTCGAAGCCGCAGAGCGGGTACTGTCCACGAACCCGGCGGCGCCGATGGAGCAGATCGCCGAGGCCGCCGGGGTCGCCCGGACCACCGTGCACCGGCGGTTCGCCTCACGGGAGTCCCTGATCGCAGCACTGGCCGCATGGGCAACACAGCGGTTCCACGACGCCGTCGAAGCTGCCCGGCCGGACACCGCCCCGCCTGCCGTCGCGCTCTACCAGGTCACCGCGAACGTGCTGCACGTGAAGATCGGATGGGGCTTTGCCATGGGCGCCCTCCCCACCGACGCGCCCGAGGTCGCGCGCGTGCACGCCGCGGTGCTGGCCCAGTGCGAGCGGCTGTTCACCCGGCTTCGCGACGCTGGTCTGCTGCGGCCCGACACCGATCTGGACTGGGCGCGGCGCGTGTACTACGCGCTCATCCACGAGGCAGCGGCCGAAGCACCGGACACGGACGCCGCCGTGGACACCCTCGCCACGCGGGTGGTCGACACCCTGCTGCACGGCATCGGCACGTCGGCCACCCCCTGA